From the Senegalimassilia faecalis genome, one window contains:
- a CDS encoding IMPACT family protein translates to MSSYTTIEGRAVAEIEEKKSRFIASLAHVETEEEALAFLEEIRAANRMARHNVYAYILREGGAGAAGRVRYSDDGEPQKTAGLPTLEVLQHAGLTDVACVVTRYFGGVLLGTGGLVRAYTQATQAGIDAAQLVVVSRCVDLRIRIAYPRYEQLMRLAEDHGAKVLSTDFADAVTMNLRMLDGTQQPLLDALTALERGQEDVEISDPIDAAF, encoded by the coding sequence ATGAGCTCATATACCACCATCGAAGGTCGCGCGGTCGCGGAAATCGAGGAGAAGAAAAGCCGCTTCATCGCCAGCTTGGCGCATGTGGAAACCGAAGAGGAAGCGCTGGCGTTTTTGGAAGAGATTCGCGCGGCGAACCGCATGGCGCGGCACAACGTGTACGCGTACATCTTGCGCGAAGGTGGTGCGGGCGCGGCGGGCCGCGTGCGCTACTCCGACGACGGCGAACCGCAGAAAACGGCGGGCCTGCCCACGCTTGAGGTGCTGCAGCATGCGGGACTGACCGACGTCGCGTGCGTGGTGACGCGCTACTTCGGCGGTGTGCTGCTGGGCACGGGCGGCTTGGTGCGTGCTTACACCCAGGCAACGCAAGCGGGTATCGATGCCGCGCAGTTGGTGGTGGTGTCGCGCTGCGTGGATTTGCGTATCCGCATAGCGTACCCGCGTTACGAGCAGCTGATGCGCCTGGCGGAAGACCACGGCGCCAAGGTGCTATCGACCGACTTCGCCGATGCAGTCACCATGAATCTGCGCATGCTCGACGGCACGCAGCAGCCTCTGCTCGATGCGCTGACGGCGCTAGAGCGAGGTCAAGAGGACGTGGAGATAAGCGACCCCATAGACGCCGCGTTTTAA
- a CDS encoding aldehyde ferredoxin oxidoreductase, which translates to MADEKSYGWAGKILRVNLTTGSITTESTAPYKEYIGGMGLANKIMYDEVPAGTDPLSEESKIVYAVGPLTASGVPLAGRTTISFLSTFSKDHLVVDAHCGGMIGARIKLAGYDAIIVEGKSDKPVYLHIKDDQVEIKDASFVWGMGTRSTTEALNRLEGNRACVATIGPAGENLLPYAVMMNSRNHSAGAGLGCIMGSKKLKALVVEGNGSVNVKDPKALADLSDYMLREIVGSNNNHVVPSTQQEWAEYYDKGTRWTARKGLYWADAEGEPIETGEPKPGEINTVGYRCMKTTKDEGPEAEKYTIKMNGCHSCPIHCYSDMRVPNAKKNGGFEITGNTCVPNFPFSIYMVKILGNHTSVKFGTEDGLIWDQVVGGTMDDLGMWCNYAQIYRDIAHCVSKGIFKKVLPEDEYNMFDWQKFENNDPTIMVELLKHIAQNDNEMSYLGHGPLVWCPRWDDMEWFDTTASCLINYRGWPVHHAIESYGQVGGLLNMVFNRDPMIHSHQNMLQCGLPHELKQQIAAELWGGEDALDPEKNYTPMNEHKANFCWWSIVTDVLHDSLTLCNWVWPMAQSPSKDRNYRGDLDLEAKFYKAVTGEDVTTDELYKRAAKIMTLQRANTVRGMTDKDGKIGCNDCRTIHDVITEWPFTKDPDKQPFTQGTDKMEKEDFQKGLTMLYEKFGWDSEKGCPTADCLDYYGMDDVKAELQSLNLLP; encoded by the coding sequence ATGGCTGACGAGAAGTCATACGGCTGGGCCGGCAAGATCCTGCGCGTCAATCTGACGACGGGCAGCATCACCACCGAGTCCACCGCACCTTATAAGGAATACATCGGCGGCATGGGCCTTGCCAACAAGATCATGTACGACGAGGTACCGGCTGGCACCGATCCTCTTTCCGAGGAGTCCAAGATCGTTTACGCCGTCGGCCCGCTGACCGCTTCCGGCGTGCCGCTGGCTGGCCGTACCACCATTAGCTTCCTGTCCACGTTCAGCAAGGACCATCTGGTCGTCGACGCACACTGCGGCGGCATGATCGGCGCCCGCATCAAGCTGGCCGGTTACGATGCCATCATCGTCGAGGGCAAGTCCGACAAGCCGGTGTACCTGCACATCAAGGACGATCAGGTCGAGATCAAGGACGCCTCCTTCGTCTGGGGCATGGGCACCCGTTCCACCACCGAGGCCCTGAACCGTCTCGAGGGCAACCGCGCCTGCGTGGCCACCATCGGCCCTGCCGGTGAGAACCTGCTGCCCTACGCCGTCATGATGAACTCCCGTAACCACTCCGCCGGCGCCGGCCTGGGCTGCATCATGGGCTCCAAGAAGCTCAAGGCACTGGTCGTCGAGGGCAACGGCAGCGTGAACGTCAAGGACCCGAAGGCCCTGGCCGATCTGTCCGACTACATGCTGCGCGAGATCGTCGGCTCCAACAACAACCATGTCGTGCCGTCCACCCAGCAGGAATGGGCAGAGTACTACGACAAGGGCACCCGTTGGACCGCTCGCAAGGGCCTGTACTGGGCCGACGCCGAGGGCGAGCCGATCGAGACCGGCGAGCCGAAGCCGGGCGAGATCAACACCGTCGGCTACCGCTGCATGAAGACCACCAAGGACGAGGGTCCCGAGGCCGAGAAGTACACCATCAAGATGAACGGCTGCCACAGCTGCCCGATTCACTGCTACTCCGACATGCGCGTGCCGAACGCCAAGAAGAACGGCGGCTTCGAGATCACCGGCAACACCTGCGTGCCGAACTTCCCGTTCTCCATTTACATGGTGAAGATCCTGGGCAATCACACGTCGGTGAAGTTCGGCACCGAGGACGGCCTGATCTGGGACCAGGTTGTTGGCGGCACGATGGACGATTTGGGCATGTGGTGCAACTACGCTCAGATTTACCGCGACATCGCGCATTGCGTGTCCAAGGGCATCTTCAAGAAGGTGCTGCCCGAAGACGAGTACAACATGTTCGACTGGCAGAAGTTCGAGAACAACGACCCCACCATTATGGTCGAGCTGCTCAAGCACATCGCGCAGAACGACAACGAGATGTCCTATCTGGGCCACGGCCCGCTCGTGTGGTGCCCGCGTTGGGACGACATGGAGTGGTTCGACACCACCGCAAGCTGCCTGATCAACTACCGCGGCTGGCCGGTGCACCACGCCATTGAGTCGTATGGCCAGGTCGGCGGTCTGCTGAACATGGTGTTCAACCGCGACCCCATGATTCACTCGCATCAGAACATGCTGCAGTGCGGCCTTCCGCACGAGCTGAAGCAGCAGATCGCTGCCGAGCTGTGGGGCGGCGAGGACGCGCTTGACCCCGAGAAGAACTACACGCCGATGAACGAGCACAAGGCAAACTTCTGCTGGTGGTCGATCGTCACCGACGTGCTGCATGACTCGCTGACGCTGTGCAACTGGGTGTGGCCGATGGCCCAGAGCCCGTCGAAGGACCGCAACTACCGCGGCGACCTCGACCTGGAGGCCAAGTTCTACAAGGCCGTCACCGGCGAGGATGTCACCACCGACGAGCTGTACAAGCGCGCCGCCAAGATCATGACGCTGCAACGCGCCAACACCGTGCGTGGCATGACCGACAAGGACGGCAAGATCGGCTGCAACGACTGCCGCACCATCCACGACGTGATCACCGAGTGGCCGTTCACGAAGGACCCCGACAAGCAGCCGTTCACGCAAGGCACCGACAAGATGGAGAAGGAAGACTTCCAGAAGGGCCTGACCATGCTGTACGAGAAGTTTGGTTGGGATTCCGAGAAGGGCTGCCCGACGGCCGACTGCCTGGACTACTACGGCATGGACGACGTCAAGGCCGAGCTGCAGAGCCTGAACCTGCTGCCGTAA
- a CDS encoding molecular chaperone TorD family protein, whose translation MMDDAAVFSVLSKCFGSVEKDEWKQMTHSAAWAEFMDGVRRLLQDDTRFGKQASPIERMQVRAPMQEFLSDNEVDELFCPPLFEEKQGFAARHFTGGLPQSAIPVESLYTDWSTPGNVNPLIGKQKGLYLGASARYMRALIEQLGLEVPAEYADCPDHLALELDLVAVLLRSGMDAEARQFVAERFDWLTDYRLKLLKLDDDARFYISLVDVILGICAEQRAESESGQTA comes from the coding sequence ATGATGGACGACGCAGCGGTGTTCTCGGTGCTTTCGAAGTGCTTCGGTTCCGTTGAAAAGGACGAATGGAAGCAGATGACGCACAGCGCAGCCTGGGCCGAGTTCATGGACGGTGTTCGCCGTCTTTTGCAAGACGACACGCGTTTCGGCAAGCAGGCAAGCCCCATCGAGCGCATGCAGGTGCGCGCGCCCATGCAGGAATTCCTTTCCGACAACGAGGTCGACGAGCTGTTCTGCCCTCCGCTTTTCGAGGAGAAGCAGGGGTTTGCGGCGCGTCACTTCACCGGAGGGCTTCCCCAGTCGGCGATTCCCGTGGAGTCGCTGTACACGGATTGGAGCACCCCCGGCAACGTGAATCCGCTTATCGGCAAGCAGAAGGGCCTGTATCTGGGCGCTTCGGCGCGTTATATGCGGGCATTGATCGAGCAGCTGGGCCTGGAGGTGCCGGCGGAATATGCCGACTGCCCCGATCACCTGGCGTTGGAGCTCGACCTGGTGGCGGTGCTGCTGCGAAGCGGCATGGACGCCGAGGCCCGTCAGTTTGTGGCCGAGCGCTTCGATTGGCTGACCGATTACCGGTTGAAGCTGCTGAAGCTTGACGATGACGCGCGGTTCTACATCAGCCTGGTCGACGTGATCTTGGGCATCTGCGCGGAACAGCGCGCCGAGTCCGAATCCGGCCAGACGGCTTGA
- a CDS encoding Na+/H+ antiporter: MEMLEFVLLLLAAVLVSAVLDQMMPRVSLPLVQIAIGAIVILLVGTPVDVAIDPELFLVLFIAPLLFDESRHASKRGLWDNKGSIVSLAIGLVIVTVLVVGFVLNWIEPSIPLAAAFALGAALGPTDAVAVTALGKDIRLTGRQKSLLSGEALINDASGVVSFQFAIAAAVTGAFSLVDAAQSFAISFFGGIAIGLIAGFLALLAMKAIRGYGYESITVHVVFEVFTPFIVFLAAEHFGTSGILAVVAAGLLITLLPQKPTPVAARLKIASNSVWETLVFVINGVVFVMLGMQLPKAIMPSWRSDEVSSLLLCGLVLLVTALVVGVRFIWVLVMERCDSSAKRHTGKQLVRDALVTTLSGPKGAVTLSIIMTIPFTLSTGEAFPQRDTLIFLASGVILCTLLLANFVVPVLAPKDDSPDETEEQDVNAVTIDILKRVIRQLREQKTPQNESSTQIVIRQYSERIKRLRRQNTSAPRLIELRAGALAAQTRMVEARMQSGDLTREEGSRELERLNSARRLLMRAHTRREKLGEVWSRVKVGVMHTCRNLDRMVRHVVDDELQLERSRQLRIELEECALNYYLGRMDDADLEVADGAGVLAAECRSTLSFLRAANEPAVLARANVAGSVIGVDAGGMRGALQSMDTQKIQVIKARVTDVEAEALRLELEEIQAMRDEGRLTRDAARELREEVYLLQMATGE, translated from the coding sequence ATGGAAATGCTTGAGTTCGTATTGCTGCTATTGGCCGCGGTGCTGGTGTCGGCGGTGCTTGACCAGATGATGCCGCGCGTGTCGTTGCCGCTGGTGCAGATCGCGATTGGCGCAATCGTCATCTTGCTGGTAGGCACGCCGGTTGATGTGGCAATCGATCCCGAGCTGTTCTTGGTGCTGTTCATCGCGCCGCTGCTGTTCGACGAATCGCGGCACGCAAGCAAACGCGGGTTGTGGGACAACAAGGGCTCCATCGTGTCGCTTGCCATCGGGCTTGTTATCGTGACCGTGTTGGTAGTCGGCTTCGTGCTCAACTGGATCGAGCCGTCCATTCCGCTGGCCGCCGCCTTCGCGCTGGGCGCGGCGCTTGGCCCCACCGATGCTGTGGCCGTTACGGCGTTGGGCAAGGACATCCGCCTGACAGGGCGCCAGAAATCGCTGCTGTCGGGCGAGGCGCTTATCAACGACGCATCGGGCGTCGTGTCGTTCCAGTTCGCCATCGCAGCCGCGGTCACAGGTGCGTTTTCCCTGGTGGACGCCGCGCAAAGCTTCGCTATCAGCTTTTTCGGCGGCATTGCCATCGGCTTGATCGCGGGCTTTTTGGCGTTGCTTGCTATGAAGGCCATCCGCGGGTACGGCTACGAAAGCATCACGGTGCACGTGGTGTTCGAGGTGTTCACGCCGTTCATCGTATTTCTGGCGGCCGAACATTTCGGCACCAGCGGCATCTTGGCGGTAGTGGCCGCCGGTCTGCTTATCACGCTGCTTCCGCAGAAGCCCACGCCGGTGGCCGCGCGCCTGAAAATCGCGTCGAACAGCGTGTGGGAGACGCTGGTGTTCGTCATCAACGGCGTTGTGTTCGTGATGTTGGGTATGCAGCTGCCGAAGGCCATTATGCCGTCGTGGCGCAGCGACGAGGTGAGCTCGCTTTTGCTGTGCGGCCTGGTGCTGCTGGTAACGGCCCTGGTGGTGGGCGTGCGCTTCATCTGGGTGCTGGTGATGGAACGCTGCGACAGCAGCGCGAAGCGCCACACGGGTAAGCAGCTGGTGCGCGACGCGCTGGTCACCACGCTGTCCGGCCCGAAGGGCGCCGTCACGCTGTCCATTATCATGACCATCCCGTTCACGCTGTCCACAGGCGAGGCGTTCCCGCAGCGCGACACGCTCATCTTCCTGGCGTCCGGCGTCATTTTGTGCACGTTGCTGCTGGCGAACTTCGTGGTGCCGGTGCTGGCGCCGAAGGATGATTCGCCTGATGAAACGGAAGAGCAGGACGTCAACGCCGTCACCATCGACATTTTGAAGCGCGTCATTCGCCAACTGCGCGAGCAAAAAACGCCGCAGAACGAGTCGTCCACGCAGATCGTCATTCGCCAGTACAGCGAGCGCATCAAGCGCTTGCGCCGTCAGAACACGTCGGCGCCGCGCCTGATTGAACTGCGTGCGGGCGCGCTGGCTGCGCAAACGCGCATGGTCGAGGCGCGCATGCAGTCGGGCGACCTGACGCGTGAAGAGGGCTCGCGGGAACTTGAGCGCCTGAACAGTGCCCGTCGCCTGCTGATGCGCGCCCATACGCGCCGCGAGAAGCTTGGCGAGGTGTGGAGCCGCGTGAAGGTTGGCGTGATGCACACGTGCCGCAACCTTGACCGCATGGTTCGCCACGTGGTGGACGATGAGCTGCAGCTTGAGCGTAGCCGTCAGCTGCGCATCGAACTTGAGGAGTGCGCGCTCAACTACTACCTGGGTCGCATGGACGACGCCGATCTGGAAGTGGCCGATGGCGCGGGCGTGCTGGCGGCGGAGTGCCGCTCCACGCTGTCGTTTTTGCGTGCGGCAAACGAGCCGGCGGTGCTGGCGCGGGCGAACGTGGCAGGCAGCGTGATCGGCGTGGACGCCGGCGGCATGCGCGGGGCGCTGCAAAGCATGGACACGCAGAAAATCCAGGTCATCAAGGCGCGCGTCACCGACGTCGAGGCCGAGGCACTGCGCTTGGAGCTTGAGGAAATCCAGGCCATGCGCGATGAGGGCCGCCTGACGCGCGACGCAGCGCGCGAGCTGCGCGAGGAAGTGTATCTGCTGCAAATGGCAACAGGAGAGTAG
- a CDS encoding ferredoxin-like protein, with amino-acid sequence MSDTNTSGSAPVKKNITRRDVLAMAGCGVAGLVVGGALASWGVTQESIASGRIELRTTPTKMIVTDRARCSGCQRCEMMCTLKNDGRVCQHIARVRVWDNYYWGKSADTGDGSFGDGKGACEFTVEHCKQCADAQCVKYCPVHAIYADEKTGARTVDTKKCIGCGMCSQACPWNMPRVDTETGVSTKCISCGRCAEQCPNGAIQFIDWQDIAQKIIDEGIVRTTTAVTA; translated from the coding sequence ATGTCAGATACGAATACAAGCGGCAGCGCCCCGGTCAAGAAGAACATCACCCGCCGCGACGTGCTGGCCATGGCCGGCTGCGGCGTTGCGGGTTTGGTCGTCGGCGGCGCGCTGGCCAGCTGGGGCGTCACCCAGGAGTCCATCGCATCCGGCCGCATCGAGCTGCGCACCACGCCCACCAAGATGATCGTCACCGATCGCGCCCGTTGCTCGGGTTGCCAGCGCTGCGAGATGATGTGCACGCTGAAGAACGACGGCCGCGTGTGCCAGCACATCGCCCGCGTGCGTGTGTGGGATAACTATTACTGGGGCAAGTCCGCCGACACCGGCGACGGCTCCTTCGGCGACGGCAAGGGTGCTTGCGAGTTCACCGTCGAGCACTGCAAGCAGTGCGCCGACGCGCAGTGCGTGAAGTACTGCCCGGTCCACGCCATCTACGCCGACGAGAAGACCGGCGCCCGCACGGTCGACACCAAGAAGTGCATCGGCTGCGGCATGTGCAGCCAGGCTTGCCCCTGGAACATGCCCCGCGTCGACACCGAGACCGGCGTGTCCACGAAGTGCATCTCCTGCGGCCGCTGCGCCGAGCAGTGCCCCAACGGCGCCATCCAGTTCATCGATTGGCAGGATATCGCGCAGAAGATCATCGACGAGGGCATCGTTCGCACGACGACCGCGGTCACCGCGTAA
- a CDS encoding response regulator transcription factor has translation MKLLSLYVPLLPSILGLCFARTGLIVAGYGSYTHTDEGIFTDGSMLVALSFMAVILLVIGTRKIRLKKRTTNRIMRTCVALEALCVLLLPLTHIAGAFWPNVHFWLCAAVTFFASFAIFYWLRRARGCGSTTAVLYVFSALAISEVEIYVCSLIGTYGFYVAAALSLLQFPCMLSARKNKLANDIESFTPNDDFFGFATTLLSSKRFLTATATSIGVLSIVDGFLRGYPDGTPIAFQPATRVAYGLLTIAICVIVISLMMHKRKSVMTVGMFILLELFACAALVLYAAFPDMPDIGAVFTTTLNALLVAFTWYIIIAFMSFGWRDPYYYALGGWIVWLGCRAIARVTLINVQSLSTNDLLINAIMGTCVVISTQVALGQFLKVSQMEADERHDLHVRRMERLEKQLSRAQANVEALTILKNNAGEYSECAACANAAPMGAGAAGAVGTPNPLQCAGVMPIESVDQGETADKSRNAQPGSKRGMRLVRLMGLDEGDSIADIRKATMRNNAEQMGKQFLLSDREIEVLALYALGWTQKRVAEELYISPSTAHAHIKRIYAKTGLHSRQEILDFMDQYTS, from the coding sequence ATGAAGCTGCTCAGCCTGTACGTCCCGCTCCTCCCCTCCATCTTGGGCCTGTGCTTCGCGCGCACGGGGCTTATCGTTGCCGGCTACGGCAGCTATACCCACACCGATGAGGGGATATTCACCGATGGCAGCATGCTCGTGGCGCTTTCCTTCATGGCCGTTATTCTGCTTGTCATCGGAACGCGGAAGATCCGCCTGAAGAAGCGCACCACCAACCGCATCATGCGCACGTGCGTTGCATTGGAGGCGCTGTGCGTGCTACTGCTTCCCCTGACCCACATTGCAGGCGCCTTCTGGCCGAACGTGCATTTCTGGCTATGCGCGGCCGTCACGTTCTTCGCATCGTTCGCCATCTTCTATTGGCTGCGCCGCGCACGCGGATGCGGCAGCACCACCGCCGTGCTGTATGTGTTCAGCGCCCTTGCCATCAGTGAGGTGGAGATTTACGTTTGCTCGCTCATCGGCACCTACGGCTTCTACGTTGCCGCCGCTCTCTCCCTCCTGCAGTTCCCCTGCATGCTGAGCGCGCGCAAGAACAAGCTGGCGAACGATATCGAGTCGTTCACGCCCAACGACGACTTCTTCGGATTCGCCACCACGTTGCTGTCGAGCAAACGCTTCCTCACGGCGACGGCAACGAGCATCGGCGTGCTCTCCATCGTGGACGGCTTCTTGCGCGGCTACCCCGACGGTACGCCCATCGCGTTCCAGCCCGCCACCCGGGTTGCATATGGCCTGCTCACCATAGCCATTTGCGTCATCGTCATTTCCTTGATGATGCACAAGCGCAAGAGCGTCATGACCGTGGGCATGTTCATCCTCTTGGAGCTGTTCGCGTGCGCCGCACTGGTGCTGTATGCGGCCTTCCCCGATATGCCGGACATCGGCGCGGTATTCACCACCACGCTCAATGCGTTGCTGGTAGCGTTCACCTGGTATATCATCATCGCATTTATGAGCTTCGGCTGGCGCGACCCGTATTACTACGCGCTGGGCGGCTGGATCGTGTGGCTCGGCTGCCGCGCCATCGCGCGCGTGACGCTGATAAACGTGCAGTCGCTTTCCACGAACGACCTGCTCATCAACGCCATCATGGGCACCTGCGTGGTCATCTCCACGCAGGTGGCGCTCGGCCAGTTCCTCAAGGTCTCCCAGATGGAAGCCGATGAGCGCCACGATCTGCACGTACGCCGCATGGAGCGCCTGGAGAAGCAGCTGTCGCGGGCGCAAGCGAATGTGGAAGCGCTCACGATCTTGAAAAACAACGCTGGCGAATACAGCGAGTGCGCCGCTTGCGCAAATGCGGCGCCTATGGGCGCCGGTGCCGCCGGTGCGGTCGGTACCCCGAACCCCTTGCAATGCGCAGGGGTAATGCCCATCGAAAGCGTCGATCAGGGCGAAACGGCGGACAAGAGCCGCAACGCGCAGCCCGGTTCCAAACGCGGGATGCGGCTGGTGCGGCTGATGGGCCTTGACGAGGGCGATTCCATCGCCGATATCCGCAAGGCCACCATGCGAAACAATGCCGAACAGATGGGCAAGCAGTTTCTGCTCTCCGACCGCGAAATCGAGGTACTTGCGCTGTACGCGCTGGGTTGGACGCAGAAGCGCGTAGCCGAGGAGCTTTACATCAGCCCCAGCACCGCACACGCCCACATCAAGCGCATCTACGCGAAAACGGGCCTGCACTCCCGCCAAGAGATCCTGGATTTCATGGACCAGTACACGTCCTAG
- a CDS encoding iron-sulfur cluster assembly scaffold protein produces MANEQEITFDEPDEGRDIYHEPDDRALIRTKDVYQTELDNGVEGYSETMLAIVANFKNAGKPEGFNVQSMVGKSKRGEVALRLFAVVDDSVADPVFVKVGFKSRGCLAMTGCASAICSMIEGKTFSQALELTPKDVELAVDGVPKGKGHTTLFAIEAVRGLVGDWMYRCGMSLAEMDEKLPCDEMSVACLMCEHCSLRDTRVEMRVNEAIAKQKAGEAK; encoded by the coding sequence ATGGCGAACGAGCAGGAAATCACGTTCGATGAGCCGGATGAGGGCCGTGACATCTATCACGAGCCGGACGACCGTGCGCTGATCCGCACGAAGGACGTGTATCAGACCGAGCTGGACAACGGCGTGGAAGGCTACTCGGAAACGATGCTCGCCATCGTGGCGAACTTCAAGAACGCCGGCAAGCCCGAGGGCTTCAACGTGCAGAGCATGGTGGGCAAGTCGAAGCGCGGCGAGGTGGCGTTGCGCCTGTTCGCAGTGGTCGACGACTCCGTTGCCGACCCGGTGTTCGTGAAGGTGGGCTTCAAGAGCCGCGGGTGCCTGGCCATGACCGGTTGCGCAAGCGCCATCTGCTCCATGATCGAGGGCAAGACGTTCTCGCAGGCGTTGGAGCTGACGCCCAAGGACGTGGAGCTTGCGGTAGACGGCGTGCCGAAGGGCAAGGGCCATACCACCTTGTTCGCCATCGAGGCCGTGCGCGGCCTGGTGGGCGACTGGATGTACCGTTGCGGTATGTCGCTCGCGGAGATGGACGAGAAGCTGCCCTGCGACGAGATGTCGGTGGCGTGCCTGATGTGCGAGCATTGCAGCCTGCGCGACACGCGCGTCGAGATGAGGGTTAACGAGGCCATCGCGAAGCAGAAGGCCGGCGAGGCGAAATGA
- a CDS encoding molybdopterin-containing oxidoreductase family protein, translating to MSENAITRRSFLAGSAGVAAVAAGAGFMSFGAWEQADASGTKDVESHTAYSLCNSCSSKCGFKGYVVDGKLTKMIGEPSHPHCEGTLCGRAYGYASIAYSEDRLTDPLKKNAKGEFEKISWDQAYSEIAEKVKSIIGSDGPEALAMIQDPRPSGSYYTKRFMQALGSANVYTHGAACNMSKNAGFTQVIGASDYLADVENAKACMFIGRSYADAIRPSQLHALEKAHERGAYIVLVDPRLNNSIAFADEWLPINPGTDLALVLAMSHVLVNRGLYDKKFVSEQAVGFDEWVATLGQYTPEWAAKITGLKAIDIERIAVKFAECAPAACIEPSWRGAYGCSYANSGETARAVACFNGLLGCWNQKGGALFSASVKAGDVDKAKFPSVPKVEAKIAGQSEYPLSLSGMGVNVYAAQLAKEGKMKGMFFYNSNMVAGYSNPAYLQECLANLELSVCIDVQMTETCHACDYVLPDTSYLERLELPEFYGGKIPAVAIRDQVIEKVHPNTRPVDQIFSELAEACGVGQYFDFTVEELADAQLKTVGLSLDGLRACGVSTFPEKAFKYGSYPKWKTPSGKFQFASEACEKAGLPRTPQWLEPAVAVPEDGKSFRLIGGKQAIHTHTQTANSEPLMAITKQYGLERVWMNASRAKELGISDGDTVEVSNEQHTGKVQVKVTQRINPDALYMPSHYGCSSKEEKTAYGVGLSQMDYVPFRIEPGYGGICSQEAVVTVKKVGA from the coding sequence ATGTCAGAAAACGCTATTACCAGGCGAAGCTTTCTGGCCGGCAGCGCCGGGGTCGCAGCAGTTGCGGCCGGTGCGGGCTTCATGAGCTTTGGCGCCTGGGAGCAGGCTGACGCGAGCGGGACGAAGGATGTGGAATCCCACACCGCTTACTCGCTGTGCAACTCCTGCTCTTCCAAGTGCGGGTTCAAGGGGTACGTGGTCGACGGCAAGCTCACCAAGATGATCGGCGAGCCCAGCCATCCCCACTGCGAGGGCACGCTGTGCGGCCGCGCATACGGCTACGCGTCCATCGCCTACTCCGAGGACCGCTTGACCGACCCCTTGAAGAAGAACGCCAAGGGCGAGTTCGAGAAGATCAGCTGGGACCAGGCCTACTCCGAGATCGCGGAGAAGGTCAAGTCCATCATCGGCTCCGACGGCCCCGAGGCCCTGGCCATGATCCAGGACCCGCGCCCGTCCGGCTCCTACTACACCAAGCGCTTCATGCAGGCGCTCGGCAGCGCCAACGTGTACACGCACGGCGCCGCCTGCAACATGTCGAAGAACGCGGGCTTCACGCAGGTCATCGGCGCGAGCGACTACCTGGCCGACGTCGAGAACGCCAAGGCCTGCATGTTCATCGGCCGCAGCTACGCCGATGCCATCCGCCCGAGCCAGCTGCACGCCCTGGAGAAGGCGCACGAGAGGGGCGCGTACATCGTGCTGGTCGACCCGCGCCTGAACAACTCCATCGCCTTCGCCGACGAGTGGCTGCCCATCAACCCGGGCACCGACCTGGCGCTGGTGCTTGCCATGAGCCACGTGCTCGTCAACCGCGGCCTGTACGACAAGAAGTTCGTGTCCGAGCAGGCAGTCGGCTTCGACGAGTGGGTCGCCACCCTGGGCCAGTACACGCCCGAGTGGGCAGCTAAGATCACCGGCCTGAAGGCCATCGACATCGAGCGCATCGCGGTGAAGTTCGCCGAGTGCGCCCCTGCCGCCTGCATCGAGCCGAGCTGGCGCGGCGCCTATGGCTGCAGCTACGCCAATTCCGGCGAGACGGCACGTGCCGTCGCTTGCTTCAACGGCCTTTTGGGCTGCTGGAACCAGAAGGGCGGCGCCCTGTTCAGCGCGTCGGTCAAGGCCGGCGACGTGGACAAGGCCAAGTTCCCGTCCGTGCCCAAGGTCGAGGCGAAGATCGCGGGTCAGTCCGAGTACCCGCTGTCCCTGTCCGGCATGGGCGTCAACGTCTACGCCGCGCAGCTTGCCAAGGAAGGCAAGATGAAGGGCATGTTCTTCTACAACTCCAACATGGTGGCGGGCTATTCCAACCCGGCCTACCTGCAGGAGTGCCTGGCCAACCTGGAGCTGTCGGTGTGCATCGACGTCCAGATGACCGAGACGTGCCACGCGTGCGACTACGTCCTGCCCGACACCAGCTACCTCGAGCGCCTCGAGCTCCCCGAGTTCTACGGCGGCAAGATCCCGGCCGTGGCTATCCGCGACCAGGTCATCGAGAAGGTGCATCCCAATACCCGCCCGGTCGACCAGATCTTCTCCGAGCTGGCAGAGGCGTGCGGCGTGGGCCAGTACTTCGACTTCACCGTCGAGGAGCTTGCCGATGCGCAGCTCAAGACCGTGGGCCTGTCCCTCGACGGCCTGCGCGCCTGCGGCGTGAGCACCTTCCCCGAGAAGGCGTTCAAGTACGGCTCGTACCCGAAGTGGAAGACGCCCTCCGGCAAGTTCCAGTTCGCCTCCGAGGCGTGCGAGAAGGCGGGCCTGCCCCGCACCCCGCAGTGGCTCGAGCCTGCGGTGGCCGTGCCCGAGGATGGCAAGTCCTTCCGTCTGATCGGCGGCAAGCAGGCCATCCACACCCATACGCAGACCGCCAACAGCGAGCCGCTCATGGCCATCACGAAGCAGTACGGCCTGGAGCGCGTGTGGATGAACGCGAGCCGCGCTAAGGAGCTCGGCATCTCCGACGGCGACACCGTCGAGGTCTCCAACGAGCAGCACACGGGCAAGGTCCAGGTGAAGGTCACCCAGCGCATCAACCCCGACGCGCTGTACATGCCCAGCCACTACGGCTGCTCCTCGAAGGAGGAGAAGACGGCGTATGGCGTCGGCCTGAGCCAGATGGACTACGTGCCCTTCCGCATCGAGCCCGGTTACGGCGGAATCTGCTCCCAGGAGGCCGTCGTCACCGTCAAGAAAGTAGGTGCATAG